Proteins from a genomic interval of Quercus lobata isolate SW786 chromosome 11, ValleyOak3.0 Primary Assembly, whole genome shotgun sequence:
- the LOC115966398 gene encoding uncharacterized protein LOC115966398, which translates to MYKVNYDGAYFVDEEKAGIGVVVRNDLGQVVGSLAEKIEMPSTMEVLEAMAARRAMLFMEELGLRHAVFEGDSVLVVKALVGHCPDRSSIGHIIKDCKSLRGLFQTCFFSHVKRQGNKVAHALARRVRKFFPLSIWMESVPSDITYLVYVDVTS; encoded by the coding sequence ATGTATAAGGTGAATTATGATGGTGCTTATTTCGTAGATGAAGAGAAAGCAGGGATTGGTGTTGTGGTGCGGAATGATTTGGGTCAAGTTGTGGGCTCACTAgcagaaaaaattgaaatgccGTCGACTATGGAAGTCCTTGAGGCAATGGCAGCAAGGAGAGCGATGTTATTCATGGAAGAGTTGGGCTTGAGACATGCGGTATTTGAAGGAGACTCAGTGCTTGTGGTAAAAGCACTAGTGGGTCACTGTCCAGACCGGTCTAGTATTGGTCATATTATAAAAGACTGTAAGTCTTTAAGGGGTTTGTTCCAAACTTGTTTTTTCTCTCATGTTAAGCGACAGGGCAACAAAGTTGCTCATGCTTTAGCTAGGAGAGTTAGAaagttttttcctttatctATTTGGATGGAATCTGTTCCATCCGACATTACTTATCTAGTTTATGTTGATGTAACTTCATGA